A genomic window from Synergistales bacterium includes:
- the lpdA gene encoding dihydrolipoyl dehydrogenase, protein MSTNVTMPKLGLTMNEGTVTEWRRNQGDRVAKGEIILVVATDKLTYEVEAPDGGILARIDVQAGETVPVGAPLAVIAAPDEAVETGTQGASQSGDDPRATAPGPETAGEPAPERRKRLVVIGGGPGGYVAAIRAAQLGAQVTLVERRWLGGTCLNVGCIPTKVLLHTVELLEAVKGGKKLGLRVEGAEVDWKGLMKQKKRVVSRLVGGVGSLLKANGVSVAEGVARFVDAHTISVAGADGEETITADGVIVAAGSSPAVPPIPGLDSVAHLTSEEALSLEEPPASLAVIGGGVIGVEFASIYAGLGTRVTVVEMLPEILPGMDPELVQVVRRALSRKGVRFHTGAAVRRAGDGGEGVTLAVEAGGETLELTAERLLVAAGRRPVTEGLGLEAIGAAVEKGFVRTDGRCATTVPGVYAVGDCANPLMLAHVASAEGEAAAENALGGDAVVDMRTAPACLYTSPEVASVGLTEEQAREQGYDVKVGRFPLTACGKAVVMDDTAGLVKFVVDAAGDEVLGVHMAGPRATDLITEAALALRLEATADEIIETIHAHPTLGEAVREAALDVRGAAVHIPPAKR, encoded by the coding sequence ATGTCGACAAACGTAACCATGCCCAAACTGGGCCTCACCATGAATGAGGGAACCGTCACCGAGTGGCGCAGGAACCAGGGCGACAGGGTGGCCAAGGGGGAGATCATCCTGGTGGTGGCCACCGACAAACTCACCTACGAGGTGGAAGCCCCCGACGGGGGGATCCTGGCCAGGATCGATGTGCAGGCCGGGGAGACCGTTCCCGTGGGAGCGCCGCTGGCGGTGATCGCCGCACCGGATGAGGCGGTGGAGACAGGAACGCAAGGGGCTTCCCAATCTGGGGATGACCCCCGGGCCACCGCACCCGGCCCGGAAACCGCGGGGGAGCCCGCGCCGGAGAGGCGGAAGCGCCTGGTGGTCATCGGCGGCGGCCCCGGCGGGTATGTGGCCGCCATCCGCGCCGCGCAGCTCGGTGCGCAGGTGACCCTGGTGGAGCGGAGATGGCTGGGCGGTACGTGCCTCAACGTGGGCTGCATCCCCACCAAGGTGCTGCTGCATACCGTGGAGCTCCTTGAGGCCGTCAAGGGCGGCAAAAAACTGGGTCTCAGGGTGGAGGGCGCCGAGGTGGACTGGAAGGGCCTGATGAAACAGAAAAAACGGGTGGTCTCCCGACTGGTGGGCGGTGTGGGGAGTCTCCTCAAGGCCAACGGCGTCAGCGTGGCCGAGGGTGTGGCGCGGTTTGTCGATGCCCATACCATCAGCGTTGCCGGCGCCGACGGCGAGGAGACCATCACCGCCGACGGGGTGATCGTCGCCGCCGGGTCGTCCCCCGCCGTGCCGCCCATCCCGGGGCTGGACAGCGTGGCGCATCTCACCAGCGAGGAGGCCCTCTCACTGGAGGAGCCGCCCGCTTCGCTGGCTGTCATCGGGGGCGGCGTCATCGGTGTGGAGTTCGCCTCCATCTACGCCGGACTGGGGACCAGGGTGACCGTGGTGGAGATGCTGCCCGAGATCCTCCCCGGTATGGACCCCGAGCTGGTGCAGGTGGTCAGGCGGGCTCTCTCCAGAAAGGGCGTGCGCTTCCACACCGGCGCCGCCGTGCGGCGCGCCGGCGACGGCGGAGAGGGCGTCACCCTCGCCGTGGAGGCCGGAGGCGAGACGCTGGAGCTCACCGCCGAAAGGCTCCTGGTGGCCGCCGGCAGGAGGCCCGTCACCGAAGGGCTTGGGCTGGAGGCGATCGGCGCGGCTGTCGAGAAGGGCTTCGTCAGGACCGACGGCCGCTGCGCCACCACCGTCCCCGGCGTCTACGCCGTGGGGGACTGCGCCAATCCCCTGATGCTGGCCCACGTGGCTTCGGCGGAGGGCGAGGCGGCGGCGGAGAACGCCCTGGGCGGCGACGCTGTCGTGGATATGCGCACCGCCCCCGCCTGCCTCTACACCTCGCCGGAGGTGGCCTCCGTGGGCCTCACGGAAGAGCAGGCCCGGGAGCAGGGTTACGACGTGAAGGTGGGGCGTTTCCCCCTCACCGCCTGCGGCAAGGCGGTGGTCATGGACGATACCGCCGGTCTGGTCAAGTTCGTGGTGGACGCCGCAGGCGACGAGGTCCTGGGTGTGCACATGGCCGGACCGCGGGCCACCGATCTGATTACCGAGGCCGCCCTGGCGCTCCGCCTGGAGGCCACGGCGGACGAGATCATCGAGACCATCCACGCCCACCCCACCCTGGGCGAAGCGGTCCGCGAGGCTGCCCTGGACGTCCGCGGCGCGGCGGTCCACATCCCGCCGGCGAAGAGGTAG
- a CDS encoding alpha-ketoacid dehydrogenase subunit beta — MRTITFSQATLEAMEEEMARDDRVFVMGEDIARQGGIFGQFKGLYDTFGGERVRDTPISETAIVGSAVGAALAGMRPVADMHFADFMGVCMDEIYNQMAKIHYMFGGQQNVAMVLRAPDGLINQAAAQHSQSIEAWFQHVPGLKVVAPSTPVDAKGLLKSAIRDENPVVYFEHKALFSTRGEVPEGEYLTPLDRAQVVREGSDVTMVSYSRMLNTCREAAEMLEQEGISVELVDLRSISPIDGETILESVAGTSRLVIAHESVKQGGVGSEVAALVAEEGLDFLDAPIVRIGAPFTPVPFARSLEQAYRVTAEEICGATRSLMTGGSLPTPAQRKLVV; from the coding sequence ATGAGGACGATTACCTTCTCCCAGGCGACGCTGGAGGCCATGGAAGAGGAGATGGCCCGGGACGACAGGGTCTTCGTGATGGGTGAGGACATCGCCAGACAGGGAGGGATCTTCGGCCAGTTCAAAGGGTTGTACGACACCTTCGGCGGGGAGCGCGTGCGGGACACGCCGATCTCCGAGACGGCCATCGTGGGCAGCGCTGTGGGGGCGGCGCTGGCGGGGATGCGCCCGGTGGCGGACATGCACTTCGCCGATTTCATGGGGGTGTGCATGGACGAGATCTACAATCAGATGGCCAAGATCCACTACATGTTCGGCGGCCAGCAGAATGTGGCCATGGTGCTGCGGGCTCCCGACGGGCTCATCAACCAGGCGGCGGCCCAGCACTCCCAGTCTATCGAGGCCTGGTTCCAGCACGTGCCGGGGCTCAAGGTGGTGGCGCCCTCCACGCCCGTCGACGCCAAGGGATTGCTCAAGAGCGCCATCCGCGACGAGAACCCTGTGGTCTACTTCGAACACAAGGCGCTTTTCAGCACCCGCGGCGAGGTCCCCGAAGGGGAGTACCTCACCCCATTGGACAGGGCCCAGGTGGTCCGCGAGGGGAGCGATGTCACCATGGTCTCCTATTCCAGGATGCTCAACACCTGCAGGGAGGCGGCGGAGATGCTGGAACAGGAGGGGATCAGCGTGGAGCTGGTGGATCTCCGCAGCATCTCGCCCATCGACGGCGAGACCATTCTGGAGTCGGTGGCCGGGACCTCCCGGCTGGTCATCGCCCACGAGTCGGTGAAGCAGGGCGGTGTGGGCAGCGAGGTGGCCGCTCTGGTCGCCGAGGAAGGGCTCGACTTTCTGGACGCGCCCATTGTCCGGATCGGGGCGCCCTTTACCCCCGTTCCCTTCGCGCGGTCGCTGGAGCAGGCCTACCGGGTGACGGCTGAAGAGATCTGCGGCGCGACCCGCAGCCTGATGACCGGCGGTTCCCTCCCGACACCGGCGCAGCGGAAGCTGGTGGTCTGA
- the dctP gene encoding TRAP transporter substrate-binding protein DctP, protein MRKALLILLAAVMVAVVALPAFAAYKSEYKMSVVPGAVTAWGKGATYFADLVREETDGRVNIKVYFSSQLMAGKQTSEFLLVRNGVIDFALSSTINWSPQVKELNLPGLPFFIASNPDRFVAMDAVEQGKAGQMMIDAIESKGVKFLSWGENGFRELTNSVREVAAPEDLDDLKIRVVGSPIYIDTFKALGADPINMNWSEATTAFQQGVVDGQENPMGILIPVKIWNYHSYLTDWHYVIDPLMYAANPRVWQSFTEEDQEIIMECARKASRYQKAVARIGLDDGESYEYLESLGMLPEVTDPYAYMEEQGMQISRLDADQLAAFEEATADVRAKWKKKIGEDLVEAAEEDMANADY, encoded by the coding sequence ATGCGTAAGGCACTACTGATTCTTCTGGCGGCGGTGATGGTGGCGGTCGTGGCCCTTCCGGCCTTTGCGGCCTACAAGTCGGAGTACAAGATGAGCGTTGTCCCCGGTGCGGTGACGGCCTGGGGGAAGGGCGCCACCTACTTCGCCGATCTGGTGCGGGAGGAGACCGACGGCCGGGTGAACATCAAGGTCTACTTCTCTTCCCAGCTCATGGCGGGCAAGCAGACCTCGGAATTCCTGCTGGTGCGCAACGGTGTGATCGACTTCGCCCTCTCCTCGACGATCAACTGGTCGCCCCAGGTGAAGGAGCTCAACCTGCCGGGGCTTCCCTTCTTCATCGCCTCCAACCCCGACCGTTTCGTGGCCATGGACGCCGTGGAGCAGGGCAAGGCGGGGCAGATGATGATCGACGCCATCGAGAGCAAGGGCGTCAAGTTCCTCTCCTGGGGGGAGAACGGCTTCCGCGAGCTCACCAACAGCGTGCGGGAGGTCGCCGCACCGGAGGATCTGGACGATCTGAAGATACGGGTGGTGGGCAGCCCCATCTACATCGATACCTTCAAGGCTCTGGGGGCCGACCCCATCAACATGAACTGGAGCGAGGCCACCACCGCCTTCCAGCAGGGTGTGGTGGACGGCCAGGAGAACCCCATGGGGATCCTCATTCCCGTGAAGATCTGGAACTACCACAGCTACCTCACCGACTGGCACTATGTGATCGACCCGCTGATGTACGCGGCGAATCCCCGGGTGTGGCAGAGCTTCACCGAGGAGGACCAGGAGATCATCATGGAGTGCGCCCGGAAGGCGTCCAGGTACCAGAAGGCTGTGGCCCGGATCGGTCTGGACGACGGTGAATCCTACGAGTATCTGGAGAGTCTGGGGATGCTGCCCGAGGTCACCGATCCCTACGCATACATGGAGGAACAGGGCATGCAGATCTCCCGGCTCGACGCCGACCAGCTGGCGGCATTCGAGGAGGCCACCGCCGACGTGCGGGCCAAATGGAAGAAAAAGATCGGGGAGGACCTGGTGGAAGCGGCCGAAGAGGACATGGCGAACGCCGACTACTAG
- a CDS encoding TRAP transporter large permease, translated as MSELFNDPALWALILFVGPLLIRVPIAISLGSAAVFVAWQWNMGYQMMSYNFYAGIAKFPLLAIPFFILAGVIMEKAGIARRIIRLIKHLVGSMTGGLAIATVGVATFWGAVSGSGPATVAALGLILIPGMAAAGYDKPFAAAVVSVSSGLAIVIPPSIAFIVYGAVADVSVPALFAAGVVPGILVALCMMAAVFVISRRHDYRGEKSGGPRELWDAFKDSFWGLLTPVIILGGIYGGIFTPTEAAAVAVFYGLFVGVFVYRAITFRTMYEILSATVLSTSVVMLVVTCAGLFSWVASTVGLIDKAAGLLLAVSDSPIVILLMINVIILFAGMVLDAISIYYVFLPILLPIMAHFGWDPIWFGVMMTINLAIGQVTPPVAVNLYVGANISGLTIEDISGPAVPLIVSAIIALALVVLFPQLSTFLPHLLGL; from the coding sequence ATGAGCGAATTGTTCAACGATCCGGCACTCTGGGCGCTCATTCTCTTTGTGGGGCCTCTCCTGATCAGGGTACCCATCGCCATCAGCCTGGGCTCGGCGGCGGTCTTCGTGGCCTGGCAGTGGAACATGGGCTACCAGATGATGTCCTACAACTTCTACGCCGGCATCGCCAAGTTTCCGCTGCTGGCGATCCCCTTCTTCATCCTCGCCGGGGTGATCATGGAGAAGGCCGGGATCGCCAGGCGGATCATCCGGCTGATCAAGCACCTGGTGGGGTCGATGACCGGCGGTCTGGCCATCGCCACCGTGGGCGTGGCCACCTTCTGGGGGGCGGTCAGCGGCTCCGGACCGGCCACCGTGGCCGCTCTTGGCCTCATTCTCATTCCCGGTATGGCCGCGGCGGGCTACGACAAGCCCTTCGCCGCCGCGGTGGTGTCGGTCTCCTCGGGGCTGGCCATCGTCATCCCCCCCAGCATCGCCTTCATCGTCTACGGCGCGGTGGCCGACGTCTCCGTACCGGCGCTCTTCGCGGCGGGGGTTGTCCCGGGCATCCTGGTGGCGCTCTGCATGATGGCGGCGGTCTTTGTGATCTCCCGGCGGCACGACTATCGCGGCGAGAAATCCGGCGGTCCGCGGGAGCTCTGGGATGCCTTCAAGGACTCCTTCTGGGGGCTGCTGACGCCGGTGATCATCCTCGGCGGGATCTACGGCGGCATCTTCACCCCCACCGAGGCGGCGGCGGTGGCCGTCTTCTACGGTCTCTTCGTGGGGGTCTTCGTCTACCGGGCCATCACCTTCCGGACCATGTACGAGATCCTCAGCGCCACGGTGCTCTCCACCTCGGTGGTGATGCTCGTGGTGACCTGCGCGGGGCTCTTTTCCTGGGTGGCCTCCACGGTGGGGCTCATCGACAAGGCGGCGGGGCTGCTGCTGGCGGTCTCCGATTCGCCGATCGTCATCCTGCTGATGATCAACGTCATCATTCTCTTTGCGGGGATGGTCCTGGACGCCATCTCCATCTACTACGTCTTCCTGCCCATCCTGCTGCCTATCATGGCCCACTTCGGGTGGGACCCCATCTGGTTCGGCGTGATGATGACCATCAACCTGGCCATCGGCCAGGTGACCCCGCCGGTGGCGGTGAACCTCTACGTGGGGGCCAACATCAGCGGGCTGACCATCGAGGACATCAGCGGACCGGCTGTCCCGCTGATTGTCTCGGCCATTATCGCCCTGGCCCTGGTGGTGCTCTTCCCGCAGCTGTCCACCTTTTTGCCCCATCTCCTGGGGCTGTAG
- a CDS encoding TRAP transporter small permease: MALRIWRNLEELVGSVMIAVMVTIAFVNVVTRYFIHMSLAWTEEIEVNLFVWLVLLGTAMAFKRGGHLAMSFVYNRFPRGLRLGCYLFFIGLTAVFFGVLAYLGYREVCDEVALCVTTESLAIPVYYYTIATPLLSILVIIRLIQSGVETIRNDEY; encoded by the coding sequence ATGGCACTACGGATCTGGAGGAATCTCGAGGAGCTGGTGGGGTCGGTGATGATCGCCGTGATGGTGACCATCGCCTTCGTCAACGTGGTCACCCGCTATTTCATCCATATGTCCCTGGCCTGGACGGAGGAGATCGAGGTGAATCTCTTCGTCTGGCTGGTGCTGCTGGGGACGGCCATGGCGTTCAAACGGGGCGGGCATCTGGCGATGAGCTTTGTCTACAACCGATTTCCCAGGGGGCTGCGGCTTGGCTGCTATCTTTTCTTTATCGGTCTCACCGCCGTCTTCTTCGGCGTGCTGGCCTATCTGGGCTACCGGGAGGTCTGCGACGAGGTGGCGCTCTGTGTGACCACCGAATCGCTGGCCATTCCGGTGTACTACTACACCATCGCCACGCCGCTGCTCTCCATTCTCGTCATCATACGGCTGATCCAGAGCGGCGTCGAGACGATCCGCAACGACGAATACTAG
- a CDS encoding 2-oxo acid dehydrogenase subunit E2, which produces MATFITMPKLGLTMNEGTVTAWRVAEGAAVEKGEIVADIATDKLTYELEAPAEGELARILAAEGDTVPVGAKLAVVAAAGEPIDEAVTEAPGTETGTAAVGTRPGPSAPEGCKKLDVAQPVGGDARATPAAEKWAEILGIDLAAVSSSEAEGPVTRDDVLQAWSPRRASPLAKKLAREHGLAVEEIPGSGPLGRTVHRDVLRYLEERTGRVPKATPAAAKLAAQHGLDLASIPAEGRIRKEDVLAAAGQQTTPQDPEPVAQEAGERPGERRIPVSQMRKVIGERMSLSNRTIPGVTYQADVDCAGLIELRNRLKGAVEQQGARLSFNDIVMKVLAKALGEHRLCNARLEEEAFVLQDDVNIGLAVAVEGGLVVPNVKAVQARTLAEVAAATDDLVHRAREGALTMDDITGGTFTLTNLGMFGVRSFTPVINPPEAAILGLTAMEERPAAEGGAIVARTLCTLCLTADHRIVDGADAARFLQRLRELLETPSLLLV; this is translated from the coding sequence ATGGCAACCTTCATCACCATGCCCAAGCTGGGCCTCACCATGAACGAGGGGACCGTCACCGCCTGGCGCGTCGCCGAGGGCGCCGCCGTGGAGAAGGGGGAGATCGTGGCGGATATCGCCACCGACAAACTCACCTACGAACTGGAGGCCCCGGCGGAGGGGGAGCTCGCCCGGATCCTGGCGGCAGAGGGCGACACCGTTCCGGTGGGAGCGAAGCTGGCGGTGGTCGCCGCGGCCGGCGAACCGATCGACGAGGCTGTGACGGAGGCCCCGGGGACCGAAACCGGGACAGCCGCCGTCGGGACAAGACCGGGACCATCGGCCCCGGAGGGGTGCAAGAAATTGGATGTTGCGCAACCGGTGGGGGGAGATGCACGCGCCACCCCGGCGGCCGAAAAGTGGGCGGAGATCCTGGGGATCGACCTGGCCGCCGTCAGTTCTTCGGAGGCGGAGGGCCCCGTCACCAGGGACGACGTGCTGCAGGCCTGGTCTCCCCGTCGCGCTTCGCCGCTGGCCAAGAAGCTGGCCCGGGAACACGGTCTGGCGGTGGAGGAGATCCCCGGCAGCGGTCCCCTGGGCCGGACGGTGCACCGAGACGTCCTGCGCTATCTGGAAGAGCGAACGGGGCGCGTTCCCAAGGCCACGCCGGCGGCGGCCAAGCTGGCCGCACAGCACGGTCTGGATCTGGCTTCCATCCCGGCCGAGGGCCGTATCAGGAAAGAGGATGTCCTCGCCGCAGCCGGGCAACAGACGACGCCGCAGGACCCGGAACCGGTGGCGCAGGAGGCCGGGGAGCGGCCCGGCGAACGACGGATCCCCGTTTCGCAGATGCGCAAGGTCATCGGCGAGCGGATGTCGCTGAGCAACAGGACGATCCCCGGCGTGACCTACCAGGCGGATGTGGACTGCGCCGGTCTCATTGAGCTGCGGAACCGGCTGAAAGGGGCTGTCGAGCAGCAGGGCGCCAGGCTTTCGTTCAACGACATCGTGATGAAGGTGCTGGCCAAGGCTCTGGGCGAACACCGTCTCTGCAACGCCCGGCTGGAAGAGGAGGCCTTTGTCCTCCAGGATGATGTGAACATCGGCCTGGCCGTGGCCGTGGAGGGCGGGCTGGTGGTTCCCAATGTCAAAGCCGTGCAGGCCAGGACGCTGGCCGAGGTGGCCGCCGCCACCGACGACCTGGTCCATCGGGCCCGGGAGGGAGCGCTGACCATGGATGACATCACCGGCGGCACCTTCACCCTCACCAACCTGGGGATGTTCGGTGTCCGGAGCTTCACGCCGGTCATCAACCCCCCGGAGGCCGCCATCCTGGGCCTCACCGCCATGGAGGAGCGTCCCGCGGCGGAAGGGGGCGCGATCGTGGCGCGCACCCTCTGCACCCTCTGTCTGACCGCCGACCACCGGATCGTAGACGGCGCCGACGCCGCCCGTTTTCTCCAGCGGCTCAGGGAACTCCTGGAGACCCCGTCGTTGCTGCTGGTCTGA